The sequence CGGCTTAGGCGGTAGCAGACCGGGCATAGCAGCAGAGGCACACCAAACCAAATGTCCGGCCGGGCCCAGAACGGGCCCGTGAAGCTCCGCCGCCATGCTGCAGCAGTCGCGTCACAACAGCCGCCGTCCCTGTTGTGAGGAGCTCGCTAGATTCACAGGAGAACAACCcaccgcgcccccaacaggcccacCCCGACCCAGATCGGGCCCGTAGGGCCTAGATCCGGGCGCCGCCGGGCGCCGGTAGCCATGGGCCGTCACCGCCACCAAGGGGCAACGCCTCCGCACCACTGCCGTCCAGATcagcgccggaacgccgccgaccGAAGGGCTCCGCCGCCAGGACAACTCGCCCGAGCCGGGGTCCAGCGCCAGGGGAAGAATGGGGGCCGCCACCGCCGGACTGCGGGGCGCCGCGCGGGCAACGGCCGGCCGCGCCCGCTGGCGACAGCGGCgagggggaaggggggcggcgactcgctgtgtgtgtgggtggggtggggggtgggggttgtTTCTTAGCATGCGTGGGCTCACCGGCCTGAACCCTTTTCATCCTTGTTGCGCTAAAAATACTGCTTTGATGCATGCCGCAGTCGTACACATAATGGGTCTCTATCATGATAGTACATGGGTGGCCGGTGATGGCAAGTGTGCCCGTACTGCTGTGCCGACTCGTGTACGTGAGCTAACGCTGTTTATTTGCCAGCAAATATGGGCACTGTGCAACGGCCAAAACTGAAAATGCGGTAGCTTACCCGCTTGGCGCTGATCATGAAGAGTACGGAGGGGAGAACGAGAGCATGATTAATAGTATATTCAAACTGTTGACTATATGGTGTTGTCATCGAAAATTGGTAGGCGCTCCCGAGAACGCGCACTCCTGGTATCGGTTCGCGTTGAATCTGCTGTGGGGATGTGGGCTGTTAGATATTTATATGTTTTATACGTCGTACATGGACGGCATACTAGAGGTACGAATTGGCATACGTACATAACAGAAGCTGCCTCAGACGGTAGTATGTTTATGACGGCGGGTTTGGTTATGTACCAATGTGTACCAGAGGTATAGGAACAGACGGAGGGCGGACGGGTCACGGTGTTTGTGTCTTCCGTTAGCGTCACGGGGTGGGAAGTGATGCTTGTGAGGTGCAACAGAGTTATTTATTACCCCAGCGACCCAGCCACCGCGCACCTATCTGCTCATTTGCCACCGAAAAATCCAGAGGAGGAACTGCAGGTAGAGCTCATGGAGAACGCCAACCAAGTCCCAGATCCGGTGGCCCTGCCTAGAGTCGCCTGCCCGGATTGCGGGAGGATAGTGGTGACGTTCGTGGCGAGGCGTGGTCAATTCGCGGGGGAGCATTTCTACAAGTGCCGCAATCACAATGTGAGTTGGTTTTGGATCGATAAGTGCTGGGAGCTGGTTCTTTTCTTGTTCACTGTTGATTTTTTCTGTTTGTTTGTTTAATCCATGCAGCCGGGCAGAGATGGTTGCGACTTCCACCGGTGGCAAGAAGCATACGCGGAACATCTGGCTTCGCTTGGACCGGCGGCACCTCCATTGGCACAAATCAATGCAGACGAGAACGAAATTGGGGGAGCAAATCAAGGTGGTCATCTGCAGGCGGCGGATGGCGAGGCCGGAAACCAGGGCGGAGGATCGGATGGGTCGCAGATGTCGGCTGCAGGCGGTGCTGGAGGATCTGTGCTTGATGCGGCGGCAAGCGGCGCTGGAGGATATGTGCTTGGTGCGGCGGTGGTTGGCCGGCGTCCGGCTACTGTCGCACTGGACCCCGCATCTATCAATCTGGTTGTTTCTGTGGGAAACATGGTCATTTGCATCGCCATCCTTGTACTGGTTGCAGCTTCAAGCATGATGCGTGTGTTTGATTAGCGATTAGGTGTGCTAATCTTAGCTGGGTATGGGTGCCCAGTAGAAGGCTTTATAATTAGCGGTAGCGGAGTTGCGTGTCAGGTCTATGTTTATGGCTTGGTCAGTTTTTGGGTGTGTGTTCGGGTTGGCTTGATCAGCTTTTGGTTGTATGTTCGGCTTGGACAGGCCAGTATTAATGAAATGTCAGTACTTAAGCTAATAAAATCAGTGTGGAAAAAAACAAATGGGTGATGAAGTAACTCCGATACGCATGTACAACACGTGGCTGGACACTGTCCCGGTGTCCATGCTACAATGCGGGGGTAAATGTGGTTGAATTCGCGTGTGTAGCATGGGACCGAGCGGACCGCGTCTTTTTGCTGAGCTACCTGTGATTCTCATCAATCACATTTTGCAGACGACAACGGTTGAAGCTGGCGCATCAGCAGGCGGCACCAAGAGAGACGCAGATCTGGTCTCACCAAGCGATCCTGGAGGAGCGGAGGGCGGAGTTCTTGGTGTGCTTGTTGGCGGGCTTGCTCTAAGCTGGACTGGTAAGTGTggtttgaatcttgatacattttAGATCTAGCGAATGTCTGCATTTTGGAGGCGAGATTTAGTCTCCTTTTTTTTCGGGCACTTAGATGGATGAAGAGGACGAAAATCATGGACCCGAAGGTGGAAGGCAGATGGGAGGAGAAGATCCGTTCGATGGTGTTGAGTGGTCATCAGAAGCTTCAGAGGATCAGCCAGTGTTGACTTCACGGCTATCAGTCAAGCATGTTGTCGAGGTTATCCAAAAGTTTGACGATTACAAGAGGTGGCTTGTATCCGAGATTGGTTTTGAGGGGATGCTGAAACTGCCATTGTTGCAAAAGATAGATCTGAGGATGAGTGCGTGGGTTATGAGGAAGGTGGAGGTGAAATCGCGTGTAATTTCTATTGATAAAGACCGTTTGATTTTGTTCACAGCAGAGGATTTTCATAAAAAATTGGTGTTCCTTGTGGCAATCGGGCTATTCGTGGAAGGGATGGTGAAATCAGGAGTGCAGGAATAGAGTTTATTAAGCAGACAATTGGAATGAATGGATCAGCTACTAATAATCTTAAGGTTGCAGAAGACTTCACAAACAGGGATATTTCAGAAGAGTCGAGCAAGCTTGAGAAGGATTGTTTTCAGATATCGTTTGTTATTTTTGTCATCGGCTACCTTTTGTCACCTGGCATGAAGCATGAGTACAAGATGATAGACTTTTAGGGTGCTGTGGCGAATCAAGAGTTGATATCGCAATTCAATTGGTGTGAGTACGCTCTTCAGGATCTGATGGCAGCTGTGATGAAGTTGAAGGTGGAGTATAAGAACAAGGCGCAGATAgttcacttatttggatgccatctATTCTTCCAGGTATACTGCAAGATATGCTTTCCAAAAATCTAAGAATATGTTATTCTGCTGTCGTTGATCAATTTGTTTGTTGTATGAAAAGGTTTTCTTGCTGGACAACATTGATCTGGGGATTTTCAACATGGTGCATACTGTATTCCCTCGTATTCAGTGTTTTGATCAGAAAAGACTTAGGGAAATGATAGTGATGGCGCGTTGTGATCAGCGTGGTGTCGTAACTTATGTCCCTGGAGCGGTAAGGAGCTTGAATTTTCTATCTGTCTGTTGCAGATTAAGTTTTTTTATCAGTATATGTTTCTGAGTAGAGAGAAATGTATGTTTACAGGTGCGTCCTACAGATTCGGTGTGTTATACGCGTGTAGTTCTGGGGAGCCCACCATGTGGAGTTGCTACATCAATTCCATCATCATCGAAGCGACCAGTTGTTGGGTCCTTCGAGACACCAAAACGTGAAGCAATGGTGGGCGGTGTAAGCGCCAACAAAAGCCCAGCAACTTCCCTGGGTGATCCTATGGAGAATCGGTTTGTTGGTCTGAGTGATTTCAGCAAGCATCTTCGTCAGATTTGCAAAGATGATTCGGTATGGGTGGTTCATGTATTTTTTCTGTTTGAAATATATAtggatatgtgtatgtgtgtgggtTTTACATGTGTGACAATTATACAGACGTCTAATGATGTGTGTGGTACAGGTCTTGGAGGAGTTGAGCCTTATGCTGAAACAACACAATGTGAAGTGTACACTGAGTACGACATTGCTGCGTAACCAATTGCAGTCTAATATGTTTTGCTTTGCTGAGAAAATGGTTGCATTTGTGAAGGACCAATGTAGATGCTGTGCAAAAAAAGGGTTGTCCAAGTGTATTACAATTTGTGAAACTGGTATTGCTCAATGATGTCTTCTTTCAGATGTCAATTTATGTTGTGATAAAACAATAGAAGCTATGTTTTCTGTTTGCTGTGTGGCGAATGCTAGTTTTGTTGTATATATTATATCAGAGCAGGTGGCGATCGTCGGAGAGGAGTGAGTGAAGTGGGACGCAGGCTCGAGATGTTTGATGATGAAGGTAGGAGCTAGTATTATGTATGTAGGCACAATTCATTTTTATGCCGGTGTTTGTGTCCTACATGTGCATGTGTAGTGAGAGTTGTTTTTCTCATTGGTCAGGTGCTAGCAATGCGAATGATGAGGCTAATGAGCAAAGAATAAAAAGGAGCCGAAATGTTATAAACGAAAGCAGAATGGGTGAGTGTTGGGAGCATATTTATTTCCTTAAAAAATATAGGTTGTGCAGACTACAGGATATTGGATACATATGTCATGGTAATGTTGTGGGTTACATTGTTAAAGATGAGGGTCCATCACACAATGTAGATGATGTTCCTGTGTACAACAATCCTGTAGTGGAGCATCAACCTATTGATGAGAAAAAATTCTTATTGGACAGACTTGCGATATATGCACAAAATATCGTCGAGATGGTTCAATCCCTTCATGAAAATGAGTCACAGGAGGCAAATGTTGTTTATTTTAGTTCAACTGAAGCAAAGCTACCAAAGCGTAGGTATGTTGCATCTGCAAGTTTTTGCGGTGATCCATGGACACGGGGGTGTCTCCCGCAGCCGCCTCCAATAGCATTGACGAGCAAGTTCAATTCATGGATAGCTGGAGGGAATGATTTTGACCGGGACAGGTAAATTGTCCTAGTTTTTTGAAGATCATGCTTTCTTTTGTTGCATATGGTACCATCCTGAAATCAGTGTTTGCTTTTTCATGTCACTGTCATGACGATTTTCTTTTCCACATAGTGTATGGTTCCTGCACATGGTTCCGAGACTTGTGAGGGTAAATGCTGGATGTGTCCAGCAGCAGATGTTGGGGATGAATGCTCTTGATCATGAGGTCGTTACTCTTGTGTTGCGGAGGTTTTATCAGCTTGACACTGCCGTGGAAGGAGCAAGCCCTTAGATGTTGTGGAGGGAAGTTCTTGTGCCAGATTTCTCGGTGAGTATATGTGTTTATTTGGTTTTTTCCCGGGTGGTATGGTTGATCTTTTTTTGGTTAATTAGAgtgatgtgttttcatgtttgtaTATGCCAATTTagaattctgattttttttccgcACAATAGACACATGTTCTTGCAGGGGAGAAAGTCCTGCATATCAAGGCTGTTCAGTGTCAGCTTGCAAACACGGTGCACGATATCACGGCTTGTAGGACGGTAAGGTGTTATGTTTTGCTGTAAGTTTGATGTGTCACATAAGACAGACAGATGCGGTTTCTAATAAGTCCCAAAACCAAACCATGCAGTTTTTTGTCCTTGTTATTCTTGATCAAGGTTGGGCTGCATATATGTGGGACATGCTGAGGAAGGAGATTCATGTCCTTGATCCTATGTGCCGCGAAGTTGAAGGTGCGGAGCAACGCCATATGATGCATCAGGAGGCAGTATCGCAGATTCACAATGTATTGTTCTGCTACTTGAATGAGTTTTTTGCAAAGTGGCATTGCACATCTGAAAGATGGAGATGGAAGTTTCCGAGGATTACTGCTGATGTTTTCAACAGGTATTCGAATGGTGGACAATCGAGTTTCTATGTTGGGGTTCAGGGATCAAGGTGTTATATGTTGGTAGTTAttgatttatttttttgttttgttaatAGGGAGGAGTCTAGAATTTGTATGACCCATGCAATCAGGCAGTATGATGGGGACAAGATGAAGTGGCCACTCACCAAGGTAAATCTATTGTCTGCTTTTTTGTCATTATTTGGAAAAATGTATTTGTTTTCTATGTTTCAGTAGTTAGATGCTCGACTGCTGGTTGACCGTGAGAAATGCAGAAAAATATTGCAATCTTTCGGAAGTTGGTTGCATTTGAGGTCTTCCGTTTATGTGATGACCATGGGAAGTTCATTGCGGAGAGTGTTCTGCGCGTCGCATTTGATGAACCTGAGGGGTGATGCATATGAAATGGATGTATGGTCCGGATGCTTTTTAGCAGCATGCGAGGGGGTCGACTAAGTTGACATGGGGAGTGAAGAAAATGTGAGGACTTGCTGAAATAATGTATTCATTTATGTATGGCAGTTATGATGCATGTCGTATTAAGTACTAAGATCGGAACTTTTTTATAATGCCTTGTTAGAATCGGGCACCTCAACAGATGCTTAAATGTGATGGGAAAATGGATTGAAATTGCAAGGCTAACACAATCGGAATGGTCGATGATGGTTTATATTTGTGGTAGGAGTGGTTCCTTATTTCTCGTGGCCTCATTGTTAGTGTTGAAATGATTTTTTTCGAGATTATCCGGTGTGGGTACATATGGTGATGGAATTTCGAAGGTATAGTGTGAGCGTTGGTTGACAGTGGTAGCAAGAGTTGCATTAGGTGAGATGGAGGTGCATGGCGCCCCTCATCATTTTGATGATGGAAAATCATTTTTTGTTCGTAATTATTGTAGTGAGTGAGACAAATTAACTATTTCAGAAAGTGAGACAAATTTATTGGAAGTGAGTGTTAAATGCTTACGAAACAGGGGTATGAAACTCATTGAGACCAAAATTTGTATTGTTTGCACATATTCTTGAGGTGATAGAAAGTTTTCTTTGGTAGTGCATTGGAGTTCTTTTTTTGTTTGTCTCAGGTGGGTTTCCGTGGATTTTGACATGTTAGGAGAGGTGGGAGTAGACTGGATTTGATATGGGAGGAGTGTATTAGGAACAGTCCTGTAGGATTGGAGTATCGTCAAAGAATTAGATATGGACAGGGGtgtgtggaagcttgctatccaggCGACAGAGCCTTGAGTTGGTcgtgtggaagcttgctatccaggCGACAGAGCcttgagttggtcgcgagatcctATGAGTTTCACATGTAGACTACCGCAATTTGTTTCGGGTCTAAAAGCTTTGTTGTTCTTTGTTGTTGTTAGGTGGGTTTAAGTGGAACGATGTGTATTTTGGTGTTTCTTTTTGCGCATTATCATAATGATGGCAATGTTTATCTTTGAATAAATGGTCAATTTTCGTTTGTTGAGGGTGGTTTGGATGATTGTTAGGGATGTGGCTTGTTTTGTTTGACATGAATTTATGTGTTCCTCTAGAAGTGTTGCATTAACCAAATAGTTGTTTTTCGTACGGGTTTGTACTACAGGGGAAGAAAAGCACTGGTGGTAATTCAATGGAAATGTGAAAAGGATTTGAATATTATGCTGCTTGAGTTGATGTGGGTTGTTTGTTATATGTGGTCATGCAGTCTGTGTTTCAGTGTACATTTTTGCAAGCATAAGAGAGCTTGTAGCAATGAGGCATTTGATTATTACATTGTAAAATGTGTTTAGCTGCAGTTGCTAAATTTTTAGAACTTGAGAATATAAGTCATACATTCAAGCTTATGATAAATGCAGGTCAAGCACACATTTGCAGTTAAACACGTGATGAGCTACTTGAGAGAATGCAAAGCGAGCACTAGTAGACTTAGGTCTGACATAATTGACATAACACAGTAATTGTCTAGGAAAGAGACCACAGAGAAGTGCATGACATAGGTGGGATAATAGTTTTTGCCATGCAACTTTGATTGAATTTAAACACATTAAGGTGTGCCATGCATATTGGTCACACTGACCAAGACCTATATGGTCTTCAGACTGAAGAAGGATGGCTGGATGCTAGCTCGGGTGTCTTGTGCACTTGTAGTAGTGGTACGGTGATTCCTTGTACTTGTAGGAAATAGAGGTTCATTGCATAGCGCGCCCGTAGATATCGCTCTGGATGTGTGCTATGTTGCCCTCTATGTGGAGAACTTCGTATGCCATATGCATCCTCATGTATGCAATTAAAGCCTGTACGCAGGACAAGTTATATGTTATGATTGTATGTCAGTATATCATCGTGAGTCGTAATTTCGAGATGTGATAACTTACTAGGGTTGGCTTTATCATCAGCTTGTCACCATCAAATTCCTTGATGTAATGGAGTACATAGAAGCCACTGTTAGATCTGCATCATTTTATAGGTAGCAAAGCATAAGTGACGGTTAAAGAATAAGCATTTGCTAAATTATTGAAAGACAACAACTTTTGGTGGATAAACTCACGTAGtgcaattttcatgcatgttgtacTTGTATTTGCATGACCATGATGAAGTATGAAATTTCCACTCTGGATAACATCCGTTCAGGCAGTTGAACAGGCAGCGCAGAATGCGTTTGCTTATTTCTCCATGCTTTGCCTCCATTGTACCTTTGTGGGAGTTTGTCAACATGGGATCCATTACAAGCAGAGTTTTGGCCTTGATGTCTACCTCATAAAGGCACCATCCCCCATCGACAAGTAGTATAATCTGAAACTGTTTTTTTGTGAAAGAAGGGCAATTAAGTTAATTTTCCATACATTTTTTAAATGCACAAGGAATGGTAAAAGCAGGATAGAATGTTGATGGTTTTTTGGTCGACTTACTTTCTTGGAATACTGCATGTTGTATTTTAGGTTCTTCCTACTAAACATCCAGTATACTTGTTGCATTTGATCTGCCTTGCTACTGGAAAGGACCtgatcctataaaaatcatatataGATGGACATCAAGCACAATTCAAGAGTTATTTCTGATGTTTTCAAGCATAAGGGTAATccttttctttcattttttgtGATTCAAGTTATGCATTTTTTGTACCGCAAATGTTTGATCTAATATTGTCCTGTATCGCGAACTTCCTTCTAGATAGAGCTTGCTTTCTTTCATGTGAAGAACTCGTACTGATACAGACATGCCATCACTCTTGAGCCCTCATCCGACACCAAAGTTCTTCATTATGGAATGCCCAGTCAAAACCACAGAGTAGGGGTGAGGGTGTGAAACCATTTTCCTGCAGCAATACTGTATCATGTTTAGTTTGGAGAGGAAGAATCAaaagttttattgaagatgatgTAAGGGGAATGGTCAGATGGGATTGATGACCTGCGAAGTTCACGTGAGTCCCACTTTTGTATTTCATCGTAGTAGTTGTACAGAACACAGGGATCGGGTTCATCTTTTGATATCCTTGCAAACACTGGAGTTGGAACTTCTGGTTCATTTCGATTTGATGCAACAACTGCTGCAGCAGCTAGCATGTCCCAGTTGTTGTTTCCGGCTGGGAATACAGGGTTGTGTAGCAATGCTGATAGGTATGCTTAAGAAGATAAATATGCAAGCTATGGAAGAGATTAACAAATCTTGAAATGATGGGGGCACATGGATGGTGGTACCTGACACTATGTCCATACTCCCGCTTGATAGCACATGGTATATGTTGGGATTATTGGAGCCTGCCGCAACTGCATTTTTAATATATGGGGTGGTGAGAGTTGTGAATTTAAAGTTTAAATGTAGCTGCTTGGAGTTTAGACTGCTTGATTTGTGTAAGCGTAGTTTCTTTCAAAAACTGAAGTGTTGTTTACCTGTTGCCAGCAAGTCCATGGCAGAGGAGTCAGGAGCTTGACTGGATGTTGGACTTGTATCCCATTTTGGACGTGTGACTGTTTTGGAAGTAACATATTATAGAAAATCAGGTAACAAAGAGTGCGGGACATAATCAGTGACACTATGAGTTGAAATATGTATAGTCTATATGTTTGCTGTGTGAGACATGATCATACCCGGAGGAGTATTTGAGTTTTGCAGAACAAAAGGAGTTGTACTTGATAAAACATGTGCCTTATTGGTTGTTGTACTTGTGGTACACTTGAATGGTTTGCCAGCTTTGCAGACAGGGAAATAAAAAGCTAATTATAATCTTTCTTAGTTCAGATTTTTCAGTTGTACTGGCTACTTTTAGTGATGGAATTGAATTTGTTTGAGTGTCACTAGAAGGCCAAAGTGTAGGTGCTGTCTGGCAACGTTGGTAAGCCATTAATGGACCTTTCATTCTATTTTGATTGGAGGACCATACATCTGAAATGAATCAAAGTACAGTGAACTACTATTAGGTAAAGACGCACACATTGCATGGGCTGATGTTATTTGACTGTTTACGAAGTACTTTGTACCTgcatgctgatgacccacaagtgtaggggatctatcgtagttttttcgataagtaagagtgtcgaacccaacgaggaggagaaggaaatgataagcggttttcagtaaggttttctctgcaagcactgaaattgtaggtaatagatagttttgtgataaaataaattgtaacgagtaacaagtaaataaagtgcagcaaggtggcccaatcctttatgtagcaaaggataagcctggacaatttctaataatgagaaaggagctcccgaggacacatgggaattatcgtcaagctagttttcatcacgctcatatgattcgcgtccggtactttgataatttgatatgtgggtggaccggtgcttgggtactgcccttacttggacaagcatcccacttatgattaacccctattgcaagcatccacaactacaaaataagtattaaggtaaacctaaccacaacattaaacatatggatccaaatcagcccctaacgaagcaacgcataaactagggtttaagcttctgtcactctagcaacccatcatctacttattacttccctatgccttcctctaggcccaaataatggtgaagtgtcatgtagtcgacgttcacataacgccactagaggaaaagacaacatacatctcatcaaaatatcgaacaaataccaaattcacatgactactaatagcaagacttcacccatgtcctcaggaacaaacgtaactactcacaaagcatattcatgttcataatcagaggagtaataatatgcattaaggatctgaacatatggtcttccaccaagtaaaccaattagcatcaactacaaggagtaatcaacactactagcaacccacaggtaccaatttgtgggtttgatacaagattggatacaagagatgaactagggttttgagaggagatggtgctggtgaagatgttgctggagattgaccccctcccgatgacaggatcgttggtgatgatttcctcctcccggagggaagtgtccccggcataacagctccgccagagccctagattggttccgcctcgtggtggcggagtttcgtcccgtaagcttgcccacatttttttctagggtaaaagccctcatatagcagaagatggacaccggggggccaccagggggcccaggagacagggggcgcgcctagtaggggtgggcgcgccccccaccctcctggacagggtgtgggccccctggtgtatttcttccgctcaataattcttattaattccaaaaacaggtttcgtggagtttcaggatttttggagcagtgcagagtaggtttccaatgtttgctccttttccagccagaattccagctgccggcatttcccctcttcatggtaaaccttgtaaaataagagagaatagccataagtattgagatataatgtgtaataacagcccataatgtaataaatattgatataaaagcatgatgcaaaatggacgtatcaactcccccaagcttagacctcgcttgtcctcaagcagaagccgatatcgaaaaatatgtccacatgtttagagatagaggtgtcggtaaaaataaaatacggacatgagggtatcatgatcattcttataacagcaacatatatagatttcatcatatgatttcttatactcaagtaacaatcaattcacaatgtcaagtatggttcgaAAACTTCATtcagaactaacaaactataatctcagtcattgaagcaattgcaatttatcataacatcagaaatagtcaacaatagagcttttcagcaagttcacatactcaactatcatgtagtcttctataattgctaacactcacgcaatacttgcggttatggagtttcagccggacactgagaaagataggggcttattgtgttgcctcccaacatattcacctttaggtgatgtcaacaataataatccatgctaacttacatccaattggatatatatatcacgatctttcaaacatgaggagcttgccaaaggataaaatgaaaaagggaaaggtgaggatcaccttgactcaagcataaagtaaaaacataaagtaaaagataggcccttcgcagagggaagcagaggttgtcatgtgcatttagggttgtgtgcacaaaatcttaatgcaaaacaacgtcactttatattgccccttgtatgtggacctttattatgcagtccgtcgcttttattgcttccacaacaagatcgtacaaagcttattttctctgcactaataagtcatacatatttagatagcaatttttattgcttgcaacatgacaacttacttgaaggatcttactcaatccataggtaggtatggtggactctcatggcaaaactgggttcaaggatatttggaagcacaagtagtatctttacttggtgcaaggaaattggctagcatgagggggaaaggcaagctcaacatgtttgaaaggtcaatgacaatatactttaactgagatgtgcgaaaacataaatcattacgttgtcttccttgtccaacgtcaactcttttagcatgtcatacttaatgagtgctcccaattataaaaggtgtc comes from Triticum aestivum cultivar Chinese Spring chromosome 5B, IWGSC CS RefSeq v2.1, whole genome shotgun sequence and encodes:
- the LOC123110892 gene encoding uncharacterized protein codes for the protein MAAVMKLKVEYKNKAQIVHLFGCHLFFQVFLLDNIDLGIFNMVHTVFPRIQCFDQKRLREMIVMARCDQRGVVTYVPGAVRPTDSVCYTRVVLGSPPCGVATSIPSSSKRPVVGSFETPKREAMVGGVSANKSPATSLGDPMENRFVGLSDFSKHLRQICKDDSVLEELSLMLKQHNVKCTLSTTLLRNQLQSNMFCFAEKMVAFVKDQCRCCAKKGLSKCITICETGIAQ